A window of the Kosakonia sp. BYX6 genome harbors these coding sequences:
- a CDS encoding TonB-dependent siderophore receptor: MFNNNKIMQLWLLSLAASSVSTSVLAESTNEETLVVTPGAAEDPTGPLKGIVATKTLSATKTSADLVKTPQSVSVVTRDQMKALDVTSVSQALRYSAGVFTEYRGSSNRNDELYVRGFSYVPKFLDGLSYGATASSQTGSLDTWLLERVEVVRGPASVLFGQVNPGGLVSMTSKRPTSEPIHSVQFRTGNNHLAEGAFDFGGKLSDDGRVLYRVNGIGRTQRNQVDDYKETRMAIAPSITWFPNDQTRFTLLTSYQKDPDAGYRNFLPYYGTVVSVNGRYVPRDFNVSDPSYDQSWREQAMIGYEFEHQLNDVFTLRQNARYASIKQKYRYLVYATSPANSSVLTRRAQHETRDTDEFGLDNQLEARFATADIDHTLLTGLDYKSDRDRQTLKRGSGTQYDLDWTNPVYGVQVDESTFSTMTDEQQNLDQMGIYLQDQLSWNNWELLLSGRYDWSEVRTLDYTTADGNTQQNDRKFTWRTGLLYAFDFGLSPYISYSTSFEPNLQTNRAPGIAPFAPTTGKQTEVGVKYQPVENTLMSLAVYDLHQNNVPTYNSSEGWYENAGEIRSRGLETELHSTLYDSLNLIASYTYTDAENVSTTVAGTKGKAPTRVPKHMASIFTSYTLPSGPLKSLTAGVGMRYIGTSYGDTQNTFKVPSVDLYDAMIGYDLGELNSRLKGANVQFNVNNIANTKYVAACGGSTACFYGIGRTMTATVSYAW, from the coding sequence ATTTTTAACAACAACAAGATAATGCAACTCTGGCTGCTTAGCCTGGCGGCAAGCAGCGTCAGCACGTCGGTGTTGGCGGAAAGCACCAATGAAGAAACGCTGGTTGTCACGCCCGGCGCGGCAGAAGATCCTACCGGGCCGCTGAAGGGAATTGTCGCGACCAAAACCTTGTCGGCAACCAAAACCTCGGCGGATTTGGTGAAAACGCCGCAATCGGTTTCAGTGGTCACCCGCGATCAAATGAAAGCGCTGGATGTGACATCCGTTTCCCAGGCGCTGCGCTACAGTGCGGGCGTGTTTACTGAATACCGGGGATCCTCCAACCGCAACGACGAATTGTATGTACGCGGCTTCAGCTATGTGCCGAAATTCCTTGATGGCCTGAGCTATGGCGCAACGGCTTCGTCGCAAACCGGTTCGCTTGATACGTGGCTGCTGGAGCGCGTGGAAGTGGTGCGAGGCCCGGCGTCAGTGCTGTTCGGCCAGGTTAACCCCGGCGGACTCGTCAGCATGACCAGCAAACGCCCGACCAGCGAGCCAATCCACAGCGTGCAGTTTCGCACCGGCAATAATCATCTGGCGGAAGGTGCATTTGATTTTGGCGGCAAGCTGAGCGATGACGGGCGCGTGTTATACCGCGTTAACGGTATTGGCCGCACGCAGCGTAACCAGGTGGACGATTATAAAGAGACGCGCATGGCAATTGCGCCGTCCATCACCTGGTTTCCCAACGATCAAACACGCTTTACGTTGCTGACCAGCTACCAGAAAGACCCGGACGCGGGCTATCGCAACTTCCTGCCCTACTACGGCACGGTGGTCAGCGTGAATGGCCGTTATGTGCCGCGCGATTTTAACGTCAGCGACCCGAGCTATGATCAGTCCTGGCGCGAACAAGCCATGATCGGTTATGAGTTTGAGCATCAGTTAAACGATGTGTTCACCCTGCGCCAGAACGCTCGTTACGCCAGCATCAAGCAGAAATATCGCTATCTGGTTTATGCCACAAGCCCAGCCAACAGCAGTGTGTTAACGCGCCGCGCACAACATGAAACACGCGATACCGATGAGTTCGGTCTGGATAACCAGCTTGAAGCGCGATTCGCCACCGCCGACATTGATCATACGCTGCTTACAGGCCTGGATTATAAATCGGACCGCGATCGCCAGACGTTAAAGCGCGGGTCCGGTACGCAATACGATCTGGACTGGACGAACCCGGTTTACGGCGTGCAAGTGGATGAAAGTACCTTCAGCACGATGACCGATGAGCAGCAAAACCTCGATCAAATGGGGATTTATTTGCAAGATCAGTTGAGCTGGAACAACTGGGAACTGCTGCTTTCCGGGCGTTACGATTGGTCGGAAGTCCGCACCCTGGATTACACGACAGCGGATGGAAACACGCAGCAGAACGACAGGAAATTCACCTGGCGCACCGGGTTGCTGTACGCGTTTGATTTCGGTTTATCGCCCTATATCAGTTACAGCACCTCGTTCGAGCCGAATCTACAAACCAACCGCGCGCCAGGCATTGCGCCGTTTGCGCCAACGACGGGCAAACAAACGGAAGTGGGCGTGAAGTATCAGCCGGTTGAAAATACGCTGATGTCGCTGGCGGTGTACGATTTGCATCAAAACAACGTGCCAACCTACAACAGCAGCGAAGGTTGGTATGAAAACGCGGGCGAAATCCGCTCCCGAGGGTTGGAAACGGAGCTGCATTCCACGCTGTATGACAGCCTGAACCTGATTGCCTCGTACACCTACACCGACGCGGAGAATGTCAGCACAACGGTTGCCGGAACCAAAGGCAAAGCGCCGACGCGTGTTCCCAAACATATGGCGTCGATCTTTACCAGCTACACACTGCCTTCTGGCCCGCTGAAAAGCCTGACGGCGGGCGTCGGGATGCGCTATATCGGTACCAGCTATGGCGACACACAGAATACCTTCAAAGTGCCGTCTGTTGATCTGTATGACGCGATGATCGGCTACGACTTGGGCGAACTGAACAGCCGCCTGAAAGGGGCAAACGTGCAGTTTAACGTCAACAATATTGCCAATACCAAATATGTCGCGGCATGCGGTGGCAGCACGGCCTGTTTCTACGGCATTGGCCGCACGATGACGGCGACAGTCAGCTACGCCTGGTAA